The sequence GGAGGTCATAATTTCTCAGTATTTTTCTTCTTCCCGACCGTCGCCGCATAGATGACAAACTCCTCCACGCCATCGGCATGGATGAGTCCTACCATCAATTCATCGTCAAATGCACCGATTGCACAGGTTCCACATCCGATCTGCTCACCGGCAAGGTAGAGATTCTGGCAGACATGGCCTGCATCAAGATGGACAAGCCGGTATGCCCGTTCGCTGTATCGCCAGCTCATCCTGTAGACGATGCAGGACCAGATGAAGGTCACCGCCGATGACCGGACAAAGGGCTGACCAAGACAGGCGTTCATCACCGAGTCGGCAATTCCGGGGCGTATATCAACCGGAGCAAGCCTGTGGGAGAATGCCAGGTACCGGTACAGGCCAGGTGCAATCCCATCAACCCGGTTGATCAGGAGATAGGTCTCAAACGAGTGGCGTCCACCTGCGGATGGAACATTCCGTTTGGTATAGAAGGGATCAACGATCCCGGTGACACCCTGTGTCGCCCAGAGGAGGTAGGCAAGCTCTTCGATTGTGAGCGGATCCCTCGTATAGGTCCGGACCGAGGATCGCATCTCGATCGCCTCCCTGAGATCAGATGACGGCACTCTGATCGATTCGGGAGATGGGAGAGCAATAGCCGTGCCATCGTCCTGATAGGGCTTCTCAAGGGGGGGAGGGGTGACTCCCCGCTGCTGATCAGACGGGGGGAGATGGGCATATCTCGTCATCTCCATGAAGGTTCTGCCGATCTTCTGCATAATCCCCTGATATAGCCCCTCATGATGATGAATATTCCCAGGGATATTGGTTAAGAGAAAAGATGGTCCTGCCTTACACAGGAGAGATGGTCACCGACCAGATGCCATCGGATATGATATTGAAGAGATATGTATCATCATCGTGGATGGTCACTGGAACTGTTGTTGTATAGCTGCCGATAGAGAGGATATCATCAGCATCACGGAGCGCATGCATTTTCAGAGGGACCTGCTGATCATCCTCCATCAAGGGTCTGCCATCACTCCGGATGAGGTGAACGCCAAGCACGTTTCCTTCTGCCATGCCGATCTCGCATGAATAATCCCCGGCCGGGATCATGAAGAACGGGGTTGCGGCGTTGCCAACACCGGCAAACGTCTGTGGAGGAATACCATTGATCATCGCCGGAGGCTGCAGGGTCAGAGACCAGTCACCTTGTTGTCGTACCTCGATGGTGGCATTTCCCCCCTCCGGGAGCATGACGGCCTGGGACCAGCCATACCAACCGCCATCCTCTGCAGCCTCGTACGCCCCACTGGTGAAACTTCCCCGAATCATACACCCGGTATGTGCAGTCATGATCTTCACCACTGAATCATCCGGATAGGAGAGGGGTGGTTTCCTGACGTGGAATCTCAGGAGATGGAGACCTTCAGAGAGGCGTGTATCAACCGTCTGGTCTCCTGATCCGATGAAGATCCAGTCATGAACATCCTCATCAAATGGAGGAGGAGGAGCAGGGGGATGATGATGGGCATCTTCGCCAAGGCATCCTGCAGAAAGGCATACAACGGCAATAAGACCTGCGATCAGAAGAAGAGAAAACGATCCCCGTCGTGACATACATCAACTACTCTCGTCTCAGCCAACCTATACCTTTCCGAGGCAAGCATTGATAGCCACGGACCTTCCAGCATAGGTATGGCTAACCGGCTTAGTGATGAGAAGAGCCCCTACCTTCGTCAGCATGCAGACAATCCGGTGGACTGGTACCCATTCTCAGAGGAGGCGTTTGAGATTGCGAAGGCCCGGGATATCCCGATCTTTCTCTCGATCGGGTACTCAACCTGCCACTGGTGCCATGTGATGAACCGGGAATCATTCTCGGATCAGAAGGTGGCAGAAGCGCTGAGAGGGAGGTTCATTGCCGTGAAGGTGGATCGTGAGGAGCGGCCGGAGGTAGATCGAATCGCGATGGTGGCCTGCCAGCTGATGACCGGATCCGGTGGCTGGCCTCTCACTCTCGTCCTCACCCCTGAGAAGCGTCCCTTTTTTTCAGGCACCTATATCCCGAAACTCCCAAAGTATGGGCGTGCAGGTCTTATTCAGGTTCTCGACCGGATATGGGATCTCTGGGAGAAGAATCGTGATGAAGCGGAAGGGCTGTCACTACGGGTCGAAGGGGCGGTCCAGTCCTATCTCAGAGGTGAGACCACGGTTCCGGAGAAACCGGGCTCTTTAAAGGGCGCTTCGGATGAGGCGTATATCGCCCTTGCCGGATCCTTTGATCGTGAGAACGGGGGTTTTGGAACGGCACCGAAGTTCCCTACCCCCCATATTATATCGTTCCTTCTCCGGTATGCCGGGATGACCGGACGGGTGGATGCCACAAGGATGGCGATTGAAACGCTCCATGCACTGAGAATGGGAGGGATCAACGACCAGATTGGCGGCGGGTATCACCGCTATGCAACCGACCAGGAGTGGGCGATCCCCCATTATGAGAAGATGGCAACTGATCAGGCTCTTCTTCTCACTGCATTTGCCGAAGGCTATCGTGTGACCCGTGATCCCCTCCTGAAGGAGGAGGCGGAGCGGATAGCCCGGTATATAAGATCCGATCTCAGATCCGAAGAGGGCCTCTTCTTCACCGCAGAGGATGCTGAGAGCGGCGGGGAGGAGGGGGGCTTCTATCTCTGGTCAAAGGAAGAGATACGTTCCGCCCTCGATGCTGAGGACGGAGCATGGGCAGCCGATCTCTTCCTCGGGAACGCAGGCGAGAAAGTCAGAATGCCCCTCTCGCTCACCGAACCGAACCCGGATCCTGAGCGTCTCATGAAGGTGCGGGAGAAGCTCCGTGAGAAGAGAGAAGCAAGGACGCGACCGTTCCGTGATGAGAAGATCCTGCTGGATATCAACGGGATGATGATCGCCTCCCTCGCCCGCGCCGGCCATCTCATCGGGGATGCCGGTATGATCACGGATGCGGAGGATGCCTATAATCATCTGTCAGTGATCCTGGAAGAGTCCGGAGATGAGCTCTTTCACAGCCGCATAAACGGGGTGAACACGACACCGGCAAATCTTACAGACTATGCCGAGCTGATAGGAGCGGGCATTATGCTTCACCAGGCAACCGGAAAGCCCACACCGCTCCGGGATGCACTCCGCCTGACAGAAATGGTCATTTTCGGGTTCTTCAATCCGGAGAAAGGCTGGTTCTGGTTTGAGAGGGAGGGGAGCTCGTTCTTCCGGACACGGGATCTGGAGGATGCAGGCGGACCATCAGGAAACGCGGTGATGCTCCATAACCTCCACCAACTGAGCCGGATCACCGGGAACATTGAGATGGCCCGGATCGCAGGAATTATGGAGGAGAAGCTCTCCGCTGCCTTCCTCCACCATCCGACTGCACATATTCATGCTATCAGTGCATCATCACATCATTCCGGGGCAGCTGTTGATGTCGTGATCACCGGTGATGCAACACCCTTCATGGCACCCCTCACCCAGACGAGGAACATCCTCACCACCTGGCTTCCCGTCACGCCGGATCTGGTGTCTGGCCTGCAGGAGAAAGCTCCAAAGCTCGAAGTGTACGAACCAGGTACATCAGAATCAGTTGCCTATCCCTGCAGTGAGGGGGCATGCCTTCCCCCGGTCACCGACCCTGATGAGCTGAGAGAGATTCTGGATACCGCATTTCATCACCGGAAGGATGTGGAGGCGGATCCCTTTACAAGGAGCAATAATTCCGAATGATTCTTCATTGATAGTATCATACATTGCACCATGGCAGAAGAAGAGAGGAAAGGACGTTTTGTAAAGGGACGATTTGTCTTTGAGGAAGAGGAGACTCCAAAGGCTGAGGCAGCAGCTGAAGAGAAGAAACAGCCGACGGTCGAGGATCTGATCAAAAAAACCTCGGAGAATGTCGATATGACAATCGAGAGTGTCGTGGTCCTCGGCAAGAAACTCTTCATGACCGAAGAGGGGAGAGATCATATCGAGACAAAGACCCGCGAGATCGGGTCTGAGCTTCAGAAGGCGGTCGAAGAGATTGCCGATGCCGCACACCGCTTTATGAAGAAGAAATGAATGAATCCAGGATATCCCATAATTTTTTCCTGAAGAAGCGTTCGTCAACAGGATAGTATTTTTATAATGGGAGAGTTAATAGTATTCTGCAGAACTCAAACTGCATGAGTAATACAATGGAAGGAAGAAATTTTGGCGGCCGGGGTAACTTCGGCGGCCCAAGAAGATTTGATGGTCCACGTGAGATGTCAAAGGCAGTCTGTTCCGACTGTGGATGCGAATGCGAAGTTCCCTTTAAGCCCACGGAGGGCAGACCAGTATATTGCCGTGACTGCCTCCCAAAGCACCGGAAACCCCGGTTCTAATTCTCTTTTTCATCAAAGTATCTTCTTCAGAGGGCACCGTTTCCTCCTCAGGAGAAATATCAATCATACACACATTGTAATTAATTGTGTTTGAATATAAGCATACTCTTTTAAGCTTAAATGCCTTATATAATAGAGCAGAACTTACACTGCATGAGCAATATAATGGAAGGAAGAAATTTTGGCGGCCGGGGTAATTTCGGCGGCCCAAGAAGCTTTGACGGTCCTCGTGAGATGACCAAGGCAGTCTGTTCCGACTGTGGTGAAGATTGTGAAGTACCATTTAAGCCCACGGAGGGCAGACCAGTGTACTGCCGTGACTGCCTCCCAAAGCACCGGAAACCCCGGTTCTAATTCTTTTTTAACGACATCACCCCTGTGATGCGCAGGAGATATGTATTTACTCATCATCTGATGGGGATCGTATCAATCAACAAATACAATAAACATCTCAGATAGAGAGATCATATGCAGTCTCACTCTATGAAGGTGTTCTAATTGCTTGATATTAAATTTGTACGGACAAATCCCGATAGTGTCAGGGCTGATCTCAGAAAGCGGAATGATTCCATACGCCTTGCATGGGTCGATGATCTCCTCGCCTCGGATCAACGGGTACGTGAACTGAAGGTGGAGATCGACGCGTTCCGGCAGAGAAGAAACACGATCTCGCGTGAGATCAATGCCGGGCGGAAGGCAGGAAGAGATACAACAGATCTGCTGGAGGAGGCGAAGTCCCTCCCTGACCGGATTAAAGAGCTTGATGCCGTCAAAGAAGAGGAAGAGGCGAAGGTCAGGTATTACCTGATGCGCCTTCCAAACATCCTCGACGAATCTGTTCCGTATGGTGAGGACGCCTCCCAGAATCAGGTTATCCGTCGTGAAGGAACGCCACAGACCTTCGGCTTCGAGTTAAAGAATCATGGACAGCTCGCGGTTGAGAAGGGATGGGCCGACTTTGAACGGGCGGCACGGACATCAGGGGCAGGGTTCTCATATCTGAAGGGCAATCTCGCCCTCCTTGATATGGCATTGCAGCGATATGCAATCGATCTTTTGATGAGGAATGGTTTCACCCCCGTCATCCCGCCATACATGATGAACCGGAAGTCGTATGAAGGTGTGACCGATCTCGGCGACTTTGAGGATGTGATGTATAAGATTGATGGGATGGATTCCTACCTCATCGCGACAAGTGAGCACCCGATCTGTTCGATGTTTCAGGATGAGATCTTTGACGAGAAGGATCTCCCTCTTCGGCTTGCCGGCCTCTCCCCCTGTTTCCGAAAGGAGATCGGATCCCATGGCATTGACACGAAGGGGCTCTTCCGCGTTCACCAGTTCCATAAAGTTGAGCAGTTCGTCTTCTGCAAACCCGAAGAATCTGTTGCAATCCATGAAGAGCTCCTCGCAAATGCCGAGGAACTGTACACGAACCTCGGCCTCCCCTACCAGGTCGTCCTGATATGCACCGGTGATATCGGGACGGTGGCTGCCAAGAAGTATGACATTGAAGTCTGGATGCCACGTGAAGAAGAGTACCGCGAGGTCGTCTCCTGTTCAAACTGCACCTCATACCAGGCGGTGCGGCTTGGAATGCGGATGCGGGATCCATCGGACTTTGAGATGAAGCACCACATTCATACCCTGAACTCGACGGAGGTTGCAACCTCACGGACGATGCGGGCGATCCTGGAAAATTATCAGCAGGAGGATGGATCGGTCGTCATTCCTGAGGTTCTCCGTCCATATATGAATGATCAGGAGTACCTCTGATCCCTTTTTATTTCCCAATCCTGCCCGCTGCATACCGTGCGAGAGCGATGATCGCAAGGATCGGCGGGCGTCCGGGAGCCTCTGGAAGGACAGAGGCATCGGTCACATAGAGTCCGGGAATTGCGGTCTCAAGGTTTGTATCCACTGAGACACCGATCCTTGCCGTCCCGCAGGGGTGTGATCCCCGAAGCGGTGCTGATATAAGGGTCCGTGGATCAACACCTGCACCGGTAAGGAGTGCTGCTGCATGCGTAGCACCATCGACGAGCCGTTCAGCATCCCCGACGCTCACCCCTTTTCTGATCACCTCGCCGACCGATCCATCATCGTCGTCCCTGATCTTGACCATCATCCCGATGATATCCTCCTCTGCCGCGGAGATCCCTGCCTCGTTGAGGAGGGCGTGAAACGGACGGGAGTAGTGAGGGAGGATTATTCCCTCTTTGTACGGGATGTAAAATCCCATCGGAACATCCCGGTTCATTCCGATGCCCGGCAGGACGCCGCCGATCGAGACGAAGGTATCGGCAAAGAGCGGAGTTGTCGGAAGGGAGAGCTGCTGAAGGAACCGGGGTGTCTCAAGTGCCCCGGCTGCCAGGATGATGAGATCGTCCTGATAAACCGTTGATCCCACCCTGACCCCGCCGGCCTCGCCATGACGAACGATAATCTCATCCACTGTTTGTCCTGTGACCACCTCTGCTCCATTCCCCTCGGCATCCCTGATAAAAGCGAGAGCCGACCACCGTGCGTCTGTGGGACAGCCAAATGCACAGAGCCCGTCCATACAGCAGCGATCCGGATCGATGAATTTCGGCATTCTGGAGACGGGATACCCGAGATCGATGGCTTGATCCATCAGGCGACGGGTTCCCGGACCGGTGAGGTGATCCGGGAGCGGCATGACCCCCAGTTCATCCTCAATAGCGGCATAATGGGTGGAGAGATCGATACCAAATCCCTTCATCTCCTCTTCAAGGCTGCGGAGGGCATTCCCACCTGAGACCATTGTGGTACCGCCAAGACAGAATGCCCTCATGAGCCGGATTCCGGCATCGACGTTTGCATACTGCAGATACGCATCGCTCCCGGAAACATGGGGACCACGCTCGATGATCAGTACGTCATGCCCGGCCTCGGAGAGTGCCCTGGCCATGGTTGCACCACCGGCACCGGATCCGATGACGATCGCCATATTGATCGATTGGAGTACAACCAGATAAGCGTGCTCTCTCCAGGATCCCTCCCCAAATTATAACAGCCAATCCATCCATTCTTTGTAGAGAGAATGGATCTGGGTGTAGGACGAATCGGGGATCGTGATCTTGGGATCAGTGCACAGGAGATAGTCACCGGCCGGACATGTGTCATCGCCCAGTCCGGAGCAGGGAAAAGCTGGGGGATTGCTGTACTCTGTGAGCATCTCTGTAAGAATTATATCGGGTTCTGCCTGATCGATACCGAGGGGGAGTACTTCTCGCTCAAGGACCGGTTCCCGATCATCTGGATTGGATCAGACGAGGACTGTGACTTCGATATCGAGACGGTGGATCTGTACTCTGTGATGCGGGATGCGATCGTCTCCTCCCGGCAGGTTGTCTTTGATGTATCGGAGGTCGATATGCGGACAAAGGCAACAGCTCTTGTGAACATCCTCTACGAGCTTGAATCTGAGCTGAGGAAGCCGTTTCTTCTTATCGTGGAGGAGGCAGACAAGTTCATCCCCCAGTCCCGGGACTCGATCAAGATGATCGAAGAGATCTCACGTCGTGGAAGGAAACGAGGTCTCGGACTCCTCGTTGCCACCCAGCGGCCATCCCTTGTCCAGAAGAATGTGCTGAGCCAGTGCAACAACCAGATCATCGGAAAACTCACTATTGATAACGATTTAAAGGCTGTTGCCCACTTCTTTAACGCCAGAAAAGAGGTCGAGGAGCTGATCACCCTTGAGCCCGGACAGTTCTTTGTGATGGGAGGTCTGGTCCGGGAGAAGGTGATGATGAAGTTTGGAGGCCGTGAGACGAAACACAAGGGGGTGACTCCTCAGATCTCCCCGGTTCGCCCGGCACCTCCGACGATGCCCGAAGAGAATCCGGCCGAAGCACCAGAAGGTGAGAGGAGGGAGAAGAAGCCAAAGATCGACCCCCCGGAGATAGATGACGATGAGAGCGAGGGGGACCTGATCCGATCGGGCACCCCTCTTGAGGGAGATGATACCGGATCTGCAGTTCCGA is a genomic window of Methanocalculus alkaliphilus containing:
- a CDS encoding SagB/ThcOx family dehydrogenase, which codes for MQKIGRTFMEMTRYAHLPPSDQQRGVTPPPLEKPYQDDGTAIALPSPESIRVPSSDLREAIEMRSSVRTYTRDPLTIEELAYLLWATQGVTGIVDPFYTKRNVPSAGGRHSFETYLLINRVDGIAPGLYRYLAFSHRLAPVDIRPGIADSVMNACLGQPFVRSSAVTFIWSCIVYRMSWRYSERAYRLVHLDAGHVCQNLYLAGEQIGCGTCAIGAFDDELMVGLIHADGVEEFVIYAATVGKKKNTEKL
- a CDS encoding thioredoxin domain-containing protein translates to MANRLSDEKSPYLRQHADNPVDWYPFSEEAFEIAKARDIPIFLSIGYSTCHWCHVMNRESFSDQKVAEALRGRFIAVKVDREERPEVDRIAMVACQLMTGSGGWPLTLVLTPEKRPFFSGTYIPKLPKYGRAGLIQVLDRIWDLWEKNRDEAEGLSLRVEGAVQSYLRGETTVPEKPGSLKGASDEAYIALAGSFDRENGGFGTAPKFPTPHIISFLLRYAGMTGRVDATRMAIETLHALRMGGINDQIGGGYHRYATDQEWAIPHYEKMATDQALLLTAFAEGYRVTRDPLLKEEAERIARYIRSDLRSEEGLFFTAEDAESGGEEGGFYLWSKEEIRSALDAEDGAWAADLFLGNAGEKVRMPLSLTEPNPDPERLMKVREKLREKREARTRPFRDEKILLDINGMMIASLARAGHLIGDAGMITDAEDAYNHLSVILEESGDELFHSRINGVNTTPANLTDYAELIGAGIMLHQATGKPTPLRDALRLTEMVIFGFFNPEKGWFWFEREGSSFFRTRDLEDAGGPSGNAVMLHNLHQLSRITGNIEMARIAGIMEEKLSAAFLHHPTAHIHAISASSHHSGAAVDVVITGDATPFMAPLTQTRNILTTWLPVTPDLVSGLQEKAPKLEVYEPGTSESVAYPCSEGACLPPVTDPDELREILDTAFHHRKDVEADPFTRSNNSE
- a CDS encoding CxxC-x17-CxxC domain-containing protein; translation: MEGRNFGGRGNFGGPRRFDGPREMSKAVCSDCGCECEVPFKPTEGRPVYCRDCLPKHRKPRF
- a CDS encoding CxxC-x17-CxxC domain-containing protein, with the protein product MEGRNFGGRGNFGGPRSFDGPREMTKAVCSDCGEDCEVPFKPTEGRPVYCRDCLPKHRKPRF
- the serS gene encoding serine--tRNA ligase is translated as MLDIKFVRTNPDSVRADLRKRNDSIRLAWVDDLLASDQRVRELKVEIDAFRQRRNTISREINAGRKAGRDTTDLLEEAKSLPDRIKELDAVKEEEEAKVRYYLMRLPNILDESVPYGEDASQNQVIRREGTPQTFGFELKNHGQLAVEKGWADFERAARTSGAGFSYLKGNLALLDMALQRYAIDLLMRNGFTPVIPPYMMNRKSYEGVTDLGDFEDVMYKIDGMDSYLIATSEHPICSMFQDEIFDEKDLPLRLAGLSPCFRKEIGSHGIDTKGLFRVHQFHKVEQFVFCKPEESVAIHEELLANAEELYTNLGLPYQVVLICTGDIGTVAAKKYDIEVWMPREEEYREVVSCSNCTSYQAVRLGMRMRDPSDFEMKHHIHTLNSTEVATSRTMRAILENYQQEDGSVVIPEVLRPYMNDQEYL
- a CDS encoding FAD-dependent oxidoreductase, which gives rise to MAIVIGSGAGGATMARALSEAGHDVLIIERGPHVSGSDAYLQYANVDAGIRLMRAFCLGGTTMVSGGNALRSLEEEMKGFGIDLSTHYAAIEDELGVMPLPDHLTGPGTRRLMDQAIDLGYPVSRMPKFIDPDRCCMDGLCAFGCPTDARWSALAFIRDAEGNGAEVVTGQTVDEIIVRHGEAGGVRVGSTVYQDDLIILAAGALETPRFLQQLSLPTTPLFADTFVSIGGVLPGIGMNRDVPMGFYIPYKEGIILPHYSRPFHALLNEAGISAAEEDIIGMMVKIRDDDDGSVGEVIRKGVSVGDAERLVDGATHAAALLTGAGVDPRTLISAPLRGSHPCGTARIGVSVDTNLETAIPGLYVTDASVLPEAPGRPPILAIIALARYAAGRIGK
- a CDS encoding ATP-binding protein — encoded protein: MDLGVGRIGDRDLGISAQEIVTGRTCVIAQSGAGKSWGIAVLCEHLCKNYIGFCLIDTEGEYFSLKDRFPIIWIGSDEDCDFDIETVDLYSVMRDAIVSSRQVVFDVSEVDMRTKATALVNILYELESELRKPFLLIVEEADKFIPQSRDSIKMIEEISRRGRKRGLGLLVATQRPSLVQKNVLSQCNNQIIGKLTIDNDLKAVAHFFNARKEVEELITLEPGQFFVMGGLVREKVMMKFGGRETKHKGVTPQISPVRPAPPTMPEENPAEAPEGERREKKPKIDPPEIDDDESEGDLIRSGTPLEGDDTGSAVPILVERDEALRIAQGFCKRSFWSRRYLERITVFDRIYWPLILIEVKYLGGILKKTTRKSSFILEGFRGERVDLNDGLRIHPGFRELIGLDETAVSILSVLSPSGLTDLEIEAETVLGPARVKKGIKLLQKQKLITTMTSEEGATVFVPLLAHPIPKLQGLHQSFRQNLIPLSGESRSPLITEDALRKILKGLEPSAEITRFRTIYYPVYEATIATGGGSRRLFLDGITGREVSGYSE